Below is a genomic region from Citrobacter telavivensis.
GCTAACGGAAGTGTTATCAGGAGGTAAGAGGAGGGACACACAACTGCTCTCTTTTTATTCAACTCGTCATCATCCATTCACAAAGCAGGTGCATTCCCCGCCGCATACCATTATTCTGATCCGGACAAAAGAGTTTCGGCGACATTTTAAAAACCTTTGCTGTAAACATAATAATACAACAGACGGAATTGCAAACTTACACACGCATCACTGCGTAGTACAAATAATAATTACTCAAATAGTTCGGGTCGTCTTCGGCGGCAGCCTGAAATCTGAAGAGTAAACCACACACGAGGTTTCATGATGGACAGTCAGCAGCACGGCGAGCAGCTAAAGCGCGGCCTTAAGAACCGCCATATCCAGCTTATCGCGCTGGGCGGCGCGATAGGAACAGGCTTGTTCCTGGGAAGCGCCTCCGTTATCCAGTCCGCAGGCCCCGGTATTATTCTGGGTTATGCGATAGCGGGTTTTATTGCCTTCCTTATTATGCGTCAGTTGGGTGAGATGGTGGTTGAGGAGCCAGTTGCCGGTTCGTTCAGTCACTTTGCCTACAAGTACTGGGGGAGTTTTGCAGGCTTTGCGTCGGGCTGGAACTATTGGGTGCTGTACGTGCTGGTCGCGATGGCGGAACTGACCGCCGTCGGTAAGTACATTCAGTTCTGGTGGCCGGAGATCCCCACCTGGGTTTCGGCAGCCGTCTTCTTTATCGCTATCAACGCCATCAACCTGACCAACGTAAAAGTGTTTGGTGAGATGGAGTTCTGGTTTGCCATTATTAAAGTCATCGCCGTGGTGGCGATGATCATCTTCGGCGGCTGGTTGCTGTTCAGCGGCAACGGCGGCCCGCAGGCGACCGTACGTAACCTGTGGGAACAGGGCGGTTTCCTGCCTCACGGCATGACCGGGCTGGTGATGATGATGGCAATTATCATGTTCTCTTTCGGTGGGCTTGAGCTGGTCGGTATCACCGCCGCCGAAGCCGATAACCCGGAGCAGAGCATCCCCAAAGCCACCAACCAGGTTATCTACCGTATTCTGATCTTCTATGTGGGTTCACTGGCCGTTCTGCTTTCCCTGCTGCC
It encodes:
- the aroP gene encoding aromatic amino acid transporter AroP; this translates as MDSQQHGEQLKRGLKNRHIQLIALGGAIGTGLFLGSASVIQSAGPGIILGYAIAGFIAFLIMRQLGEMVVEEPVAGSFSHFAYKYWGSFAGFASGWNYWVLYVLVAMAELTAVGKYIQFWWPEIPTWVSAAVFFIAINAINLTNVKVFGEMEFWFAIIKVIAVVAMIIFGGWLLFSGNGGPQATVRNLWEQGGFLPHGMTGLVMMMAIIMFSFGGLELVGITAAEADNPEQSIPKATNQVIYRILIFYVGSLAVLLSLLPWTRVTADTSPFVLIFHELGDTFVANALNVVVLTAALSVYNSCVYCNSRMLFGLAQQGNAPKILLTIDKRGVPVNTIIVSALVTALCVLINYMAPESAFGLLMALVVSALVINWAMISLAHIKFRRAKQQQGVKTRFPALFYPLGNWVCLLFMAAVLVIMLITPGMAISVYLIPVWLVVLGIGYLCKQKTAKTAKAH